The following are encoded in a window of Pseudomonas sp. St316 genomic DNA:
- a CDS encoding helix-turn-helix domain-containing protein: MQRGRGTSHRRVSTLEILRAYPTNTESQNIGEIIERTGLPKSTTSRSTRTLIHSDMLVYDGQRRAYLQPSRSARAWMLSEA, encoded by the coding sequence ATGCAGCGTGGCAGAGGTACAAGCCACCGTCGGGTATCAACCCTGGAAATTCTGCGGGCGTATCCTACCAACACCGAGTCCCAGAACATTGGAGAAATCATCGAGCGCACCGGCTTGCCCAAATCCACGACCAGCCGTTCGACTCGTACCCTGATCCACAGCGACATGCTGGTATACGACGGTCAGCGCAGAGCTTATCTCCAGCCGTCTAGATCTGCGCGAGCATGGATGCTGTCTGAGGCTTAG